The following are encoded together in the Streptomyces rapamycinicus NRRL 5491 genome:
- a CDS encoding CBS domain-containing protein produces MHHRTVGDLMTRPVVQAPRDMPFKELVALLAESDVTAVPVVDGSGRPIGVVSEGDLLRKSSGRADPSGLLPVPHLEAWERAKAEGARAEELMSAPAVCARPEWTVIEAARVMSDRNIKRLPVVDETDKLLGIVSRGDLLRVFLRHDDAIRDEIERDLLLRTLRLAPSAVTVDVRKGEVTLDGSVEARSLVPVIVRLCRGVDGVVSVTEHIAYGTDDTGGSALAA; encoded by the coding sequence ATGCACCACAGAACGGTCGGAGACCTCATGACGCGCCCGGTGGTCCAGGCGCCCCGTGACATGCCGTTCAAGGAACTCGTGGCGCTGCTCGCGGAGAGCGACGTCACCGCCGTGCCGGTCGTGGACGGTTCGGGACGCCCGATCGGCGTGGTGTCCGAGGGCGATCTGCTGCGCAAGTCGTCCGGCCGGGCCGATCCCTCCGGTCTCCTGCCGGTCCCGCACCTGGAGGCGTGGGAGCGCGCGAAGGCGGAGGGGGCGAGGGCGGAGGAGCTGATGTCGGCGCCCGCCGTGTGCGCGCGTCCGGAGTGGACCGTCATCGAGGCGGCCCGGGTGATGTCGGACCGGAACATCAAACGGCTTCCCGTGGTGGACGAGACCGACAAGCTGCTCGGCATCGTCAGCCGTGGCGATCTGCTACGGGTCTTCCTGCGCCACGACGACGCGATCCGCGACGAGATCGAAAGGGACCTGCTGCTGCGGACCCTGCGGCTGGCGCCCTCGGCCGTGACGGTCGACGTACGGAAGGGCGAGGTCACGCTGGACGGATCGGTCGAGGCCAGGAGCCTGGTCCCGGTCATCGTGCGGCTCTGCCGCGGCGTGGACGGGGTGGTCTCGGTCACCGAACACATCGCCTACGGCACCGATGACACCGGCGGCTCCGCCCTGGCCGCGTGA
- a CDS encoding universal stress protein, with translation MEQVVTVGLDGSPESLAAAHWAADEAERRELALRLTHAWILLCPPTPDSPAADDQNYWPKRIMHDAHTELARDHPKLTITEDLVADEPETALLDAAAHSRMLVLGSRGLDRVASFFLGDIGLHTIARAERPVILMRAGQGAREHPRRVVVGLSLHGPQDNLLEFAYATAFTRDVPLHAVHGRKPDRTHTPTGGDDTARDTVERARQELDEVLRPWREKFPRVRVVDEVRLESPARAVVRAAADSDLLMVGRRKHPPALGPRLGAVVQAAVHHASCPVAVVPHE, from the coding sequence ATGGAACAAGTGGTCACCGTTGGTCTCGACGGCTCGCCCGAGAGCCTGGCCGCCGCGCACTGGGCCGCCGACGAGGCGGAGCGGCGTGAGCTGGCGCTGCGCCTGACACACGCCTGGATCCTGCTGTGCCCGCCCACACCCGACAGCCCCGCGGCGGACGACCAGAACTACTGGCCGAAGCGGATCATGCACGACGCGCACACCGAGCTGGCCCGTGACCATCCGAAACTCACCATCACCGAGGACTTGGTCGCGGACGAGCCCGAGACAGCCCTGCTCGACGCGGCGGCGCACTCCCGCATGCTGGTGCTCGGATCGCGCGGGCTGGACCGGGTGGCCAGCTTCTTCCTCGGCGACATCGGACTGCACACCATCGCCCGCGCCGAGCGCCCGGTGATACTGATGCGCGCGGGACAGGGAGCACGAGAACACCCGCGGCGGGTGGTCGTGGGCCTGAGCCTGCACGGCCCCCAGGACAACCTCCTGGAGTTCGCCTACGCCACCGCGTTCACCCGCGATGTGCCACTGCACGCCGTCCACGGCCGAAAACCCGACCGGACCCACACCCCCACCGGGGGCGATGACACGGCCCGGGACACCGTGGAGCGGGCGCGACAGGAGCTGGACGAAGTACTGCGGCCGTGGCGGGAGAAGTTCCCCCGGGTACGGGTCGTCGACGAGGTCCGGCTGGAAAGCCCGGCCCGGGCCGTCGTCCGGGCCGCGGCCGACAGCGATCTGCTGATGGTCGGACGGCGGAAGCACCCGCCCGCGCTGGGGCCACGCCTGGGGGCCGTGGTGCAGGCGGCGGTGCACCACGCGAGCTGCCCGGTCGCCGTCGTCCCCCACGAATGA
- a CDS encoding universal stress protein, whose translation MSHPITAGVDGSPESLAAADWAAREAQCRRAPLRLIHAWMLPPQTARTAQAPEMRKLWAQEALEYAKARLLADYSGVPVSTELVSETAVEALVARGADSEMLVLGSHGRGAVGGFLLGSVGLHVLALSTSPVVMVRRYGRKRAGLGTGDVVVGIQDPPESAAPIEFAFATAAAHGTGVRAVRAWAPVPVFAHGPRSRRLLDETRGTDAGERERQRLAEAVGLWREKYHDVPVTERVEHGHATEVLLGAAAQAGLMVVGRPAHRPAVGPRLGHVAHALLHHAACPIAVVPHDP comes from the coding sequence ATGAGTCATCCCATCACCGCAGGCGTGGACGGGTCACCCGAAAGCCTGGCCGCCGCCGACTGGGCGGCACGGGAGGCTCAGTGCCGTCGGGCTCCGCTGCGGCTGATCCACGCCTGGATGCTGCCGCCGCAGACAGCTCGTACCGCCCAAGCACCTGAGATGCGCAAACTCTGGGCGCAGGAGGCCCTGGAGTACGCCAAGGCGCGTCTGCTGGCCGACTACTCCGGGGTGCCAGTCTCTACCGAACTGGTCTCCGAGACGGCCGTCGAGGCCCTGGTGGCCCGGGGCGCGGACTCGGAGATGCTGGTGCTCGGCTCACACGGGCGTGGTGCTGTGGGGGGCTTTTTGCTCGGGTCCGTCGGCCTGCATGTGCTTGCGTTGTCCACGAGTCCCGTCGTGATGGTGCGGAGGTACGGAAGGAAGCGGGCCGGGCTTGGCACCGGCGATGTTGTCGTCGGCATCCAGGATCCGCCGGAGTCGGCCGCGCCGATCGAGTTCGCCTTCGCCACCGCCGCGGCACATGGAACGGGAGTGCGCGCCGTACGGGCCTGGGCGCCAGTGCCCGTGTTCGCCCACGGTCCACGGTCCCGGCGGCTTCTCGACGAGACGCGAGGCACCGACGCTGGCGAACGGGAGCGGCAGCGGTTGGCGGAAGCCGTTGGACTGTGGCGGGAGAAGTATCATGATGTCCCGGTGACCGAGCGGGTCGAACACGGCCACGCCACCGAGGTCCTGCTGGGGGCGGCTGCGCAGGCCGGGTTGATGGTGGTTGGCCGCCCCGCCCACCGGCCCGCCGTGGGCCCACGCCTCGGCCATGTCGCTCACGCGCTCCTCCACCACGCCGCGTGCCCCATCGCTGTCGTGCCCCACGACCCCTGA
- the ppk2 gene encoding polyphosphate kinase 2 yields the protein MARHTPPGESEPVRLPRAPYEKELRRLQIELVKLQEWVRAEGQRVVVVFEGRDAAGKGGAIKRVTARLNPRVVRTVALPVPTDRERTQWYFQRYVEQFPAAGEIVLFDRSWYNRAGVERVMGFCTDEEHQRFLHQCPLFERMLVEDGILLRKYWFSVIDAEQERRFRRRLSDPTRRWKISAMDLESITRWEAYSRAKDEMFACTDTSEAPWYVVESDDKRAARINMIAHLLSTVPYGDVRLPELRLPRRPAPTGYQRPPKHLQTFVPDHAASLRAPGRGPAPDADTAEGRGHG from the coding sequence ATGGCGCGCCACACACCGCCGGGTGAGAGTGAACCAGTACGACTGCCGCGTGCCCCGTACGAGAAGGAGCTGCGCCGTCTGCAGATCGAGTTGGTGAAGCTCCAGGAGTGGGTGCGGGCCGAGGGACAGCGCGTCGTGGTGGTCTTCGAGGGGCGGGACGCGGCGGGGAAGGGCGGCGCGATCAAACGGGTCACCGCACGCCTCAACCCGCGTGTCGTACGCACCGTCGCCCTGCCCGTGCCCACGGACCGCGAACGCACCCAGTGGTACTTCCAGCGCTATGTCGAGCAGTTCCCGGCCGCGGGAGAGATCGTGCTCTTCGACCGCAGCTGGTACAACCGGGCCGGCGTCGAACGCGTCATGGGATTCTGCACCGATGAGGAGCACCAGCGTTTCCTCCACCAGTGCCCTCTCTTCGAGCGGATGCTGGTCGAGGACGGGATCCTGCTGCGCAAGTACTGGTTCTCGGTGATCGACGCCGAGCAGGAGCGACGGTTCCGCCGGCGCCTGAGCGATCCCACGCGGCGCTGGAAGATCTCCGCGATGGACCTGGAGTCCATCACCCGCTGGGAGGCGTACTCCCGCGCCAAGGACGAGATGTTCGCGTGCACCGATACCTCGGAGGCTCCGTGGTACGTCGTCGAGAGCGACGACAAGCGCGCCGCCCGGATCAACATGATCGCCCATCTGCTGTCGACCGTTCCGTACGGCGACGTCCGGCTCCCCGAATTGCGTCTGCCGCGCCGCCCCGCGCCCACCGGCTACCAGCGGCCGCCCAAGCACCTGCAGACCTTCGTGCCCGACCACGCGGCCTCGCTCCGGGCACCGGGCCGTGGGCCGGCGCCCGACGCGGACACGGCCGAGGGAAGGGGCCACGGATGA
- a CDS encoding bifunctional GNAT family N-acetyltransferase/acetate--CoA ligase family protein, whose amino-acid sequence MTDTTYRPGTVHALLADGSTVEIRPALPRDRDAVLRMHREMSPEAMRLRFFAVNPRYAQEAADRICAPGHRGYRALLALAGGRVVGVAEYTVLPLAPGEPVSADIALAVAEGRHGQGIGTLLLEHLVHAAREAGISGFTAEALAENHQVLKVFADLGLRTSRHFDGTDVHCIVHLEEDEHYLAAVDRRGRIADVASLRPLLLPRSVAVAGAGRRPGSVGRAALRNVRSGGFTGALYAVNPHARVIEGTPAFPSVAALPLVPDLVVLAVPAPAVADVAGQCGTAGVGALVVLTAGLDTGQAEALFTCCRRHGMRLVGPNCLGIADTADEARLNATFAAHPPLPGCAGVAVQSGGVGIALLERFGRLGVGVSSFVSLGDKYDVSGNDMLQWWEADTRTRLAVLHLESFGNPRAFSRTARRVARTMPVLTVDAGRSEAGRRAAASHTAAAATPTMTRGALFTQAGIIATRSIAELVDTTALLHAQPLPAGLRVAVVSNAGGAGVLAADACVDAGLTVPALDPGPAGELRAVLPPGAATGNPVDTTAAVSADRMRSCVDLLAAHATVDAVLVVLVPTALATGTRDDPLLALTGSPGRHPCPVAAVLLDQEVPVRFLVSGDDRPVPAYSEPQSAARALAPAARYARWRAEPPGSVPPLSGIDPAGATAVVAEFLTRHPDGGWPDPRDCAALLDRYRVPQLPWAWAEDEDTAVAAARHLVADERGRVAVKAYWPGLVHKSDLGALRLDLEGPDQVRHAYRDLRARFGDRMTGAFLQPMARRGVELFAGVVQDEVFGPLVLFGLGGTATELLADHAARLAPLTDRDVHSLLTAPRCAPLLFGYRGGEAVDLEGLEQLLLRLSRMACDLPQLAETDLNPVVARPDGVVALDVRLRLLPRHAHDPYLRRLRAARQWRT is encoded by the coding sequence ATGACGGACACCACATACCGTCCCGGGACCGTCCACGCCCTGCTCGCCGACGGCTCCACCGTCGAGATACGCCCCGCGCTGCCGCGGGACCGGGACGCGGTCCTGCGGATGCATCGGGAGATGTCTCCCGAGGCCATGCGGCTGCGGTTCTTCGCCGTCAACCCGCGCTACGCACAGGAGGCGGCGGACCGCATCTGCGCGCCGGGACACCGAGGTTACCGTGCGCTCCTCGCGCTGGCCGGTGGCCGGGTGGTGGGGGTGGCCGAGTACACGGTGCTGCCCTTGGCACCAGGCGAACCGGTGTCCGCCGACATCGCCCTGGCCGTCGCCGAGGGCCGCCACGGGCAGGGCATCGGCACACTGCTGCTGGAACACCTGGTCCACGCGGCCCGGGAGGCGGGCATCTCCGGCTTCACCGCCGAAGCGCTCGCCGAGAATCACCAGGTCCTGAAGGTCTTCGCCGATCTGGGGCTGCGCACTTCCCGCCACTTCGACGGCACCGACGTCCACTGCATCGTGCACCTGGAGGAGGACGAGCACTACCTGGCGGCGGTGGACCGACGGGGCCGGATCGCCGATGTGGCCAGCCTGCGGCCACTGCTGCTGCCACGCTCGGTGGCCGTCGCGGGGGCGGGCCGGCGGCCCGGATCGGTCGGGCGGGCCGCGCTGAGGAACGTGCGGTCCGGTGGCTTCACCGGGGCGCTGTACGCGGTCAATCCGCACGCCCGGGTCATCGAGGGGACACCGGCGTTCCCCTCCGTGGCGGCTCTCCCGCTCGTACCGGATCTCGTCGTGCTCGCCGTACCGGCGCCCGCCGTGGCCGATGTAGCCGGGCAGTGCGGTACGGCGGGTGTGGGGGCGCTGGTCGTCCTGACGGCGGGGCTTGACACCGGTCAGGCGGAGGCGCTGTTCACCTGCTGCCGCCGCCACGGGATGCGGCTGGTGGGCCCCAACTGCCTGGGGATCGCCGATACGGCAGACGAGGCGCGCCTGAACGCCACGTTCGCCGCGCATCCTCCGCTGCCGGGGTGCGCGGGGGTCGCCGTGCAGTCCGGAGGGGTCGGCATCGCGCTGCTCGAGCGGTTCGGCCGGCTCGGCGTCGGCGTGTCCAGTTTCGTGTCGCTGGGCGACAAGTACGACGTCAGTGGCAATGACATGCTCCAGTGGTGGGAGGCGGATACGCGCACCCGGCTCGCCGTGCTCCACCTGGAGTCCTTCGGGAATCCGCGGGCCTTCTCCCGCACCGCGCGTCGTGTCGCCCGCACCATGCCCGTGCTCACCGTGGACGCGGGCCGCTCGGAGGCCGGGCGGCGCGCGGCCGCCTCGCACACCGCCGCCGCGGCCACCCCCACCATGACCCGCGGTGCCCTGTTCACCCAGGCGGGCATCATCGCCACCCGGAGTATCGCCGAACTGGTCGACACCACGGCCCTGTTGCACGCCCAGCCGCTGCCCGCGGGCCTCCGCGTCGCGGTGGTGAGCAACGCGGGAGGTGCCGGTGTGCTCGCGGCTGACGCCTGCGTCGACGCCGGACTCACCGTTCCCGCGCTGGACCCCGGTCCGGCCGGTGAACTGCGGGCTGTCCTGCCACCCGGCGCCGCCACCGGCAACCCCGTGGACACCACGGCCGCCGTCAGCGCCGACCGGATGCGCTCCTGTGTAGACCTGCTGGCGGCGCACGCAACCGTGGACGCCGTGCTGGTGGTGCTCGTGCCCACGGCCCTGGCCACCGGAACGCGGGACGACCCGTTGCTGGCCCTCACCGGCTCCCCGGGCCGGCACCCCTGCCCGGTGGCCGCGGTCCTCCTCGACCAGGAGGTGCCCGTACGGTTCCTCGTGAGCGGCGACGACCGCCCCGTCCCCGCCTATTCCGAGCCGCAGTCCGCCGCCCGTGCACTGGCCCCTGCCGCCCGCTACGCGCGCTGGCGCGCCGAACCGCCGGGCAGCGTGCCACCGCTGTCGGGCATCGACCCCGCCGGTGCCACGGCCGTCGTGGCGGAGTTTCTCACCCGTCACCCCGACGGAGGGTGGCCCGACCCCCGTGACTGCGCGGCCCTGCTCGACCGCTACCGCGTCCCCCAGCTGCCCTGGGCCTGGGCCGAGGACGAGGACACCGCCGTGGCGGCCGCACGGCACCTGGTGGCGGACGAGCGCGGCCGGGTGGCCGTCAAGGCGTACTGGCCCGGGCTGGTGCACAAGAGCGACCTGGGAGCGCTGCGGCTCGACCTGGAGGGACCGGACCAGGTGCGCCACGCCTATCGGGACCTGCGGGCGCGCTTCGGGGACCGTATGACCGGTGCGTTCCTCCAGCCCATGGCGCGCCGGGGTGTCGAGCTGTTCGCGGGCGTCGTCCAGGACGAGGTGTTCGGCCCCCTGGTGCTCTTCGGCCTCGGCGGCACCGCCACCGAGCTTCTCGCCGACCACGCCGCGAGGCTCGCCCCGCTCACCGACCGCGATGTCCACAGCCTCCTCACCGCTCCGCGCTGCGCCCCGCTGCTCTTCGGCTACCGGGGCGGCGAGGCCGTGGACCTGGAGGGACTGGAACAGCTGCTGCTGAGGCTGTCCCGGATGGCCTGTGACCTGCCTCAGCTCGCCGAGACCGACCTCAACCCGGTAGTGGCCCGGCCCGACGGAGTCGTCGCCCTGGACGTTCGGCTGCGCCTCCTGCCACGCCACGCCCACGACCCCTACCTGCGGCGACTCCGTGCTGCCCGGCAGTGGCGGACCTGA
- a CDS encoding universal stress protein has translation MALPLVVGVDGSESSLDAVDWAVDEAARHELPLHLVNASRWERYEGRLPSFGTDRPTGDVAAENIVAACAERATLRNPDVKVSAEVLAEDTVMALLEQSREAFAVVTGSRGRGAVAGALLGSVSLAVAARAVSPVAVVRGGEKNRAGALRRVVLAVGDLVEGSAAVRFAFREARSREAALHAVRSWLRPAHPRAGQSPLEREASGLIYEEQAAGVLSEVLEQAEREHEGITVHREVIEGPAHRVLLDVSEQADLLVVGALRRRDHTGLQLGRVSHAVLHRSACPVVIVPQRV, from the coding sequence ATGGCGCTCCCGCTGGTCGTGGGTGTCGATGGATCGGAGTCCAGCCTGGATGCCGTGGACTGGGCCGTGGACGAGGCGGCACGCCATGAGCTCCCCTTGCACCTGGTCAATGCCTCCCGATGGGAACGGTATGAGGGCCGCCTGCCCTCGTTCGGCACCGACCGTCCCACTGGCGATGTGGCGGCCGAGAACATCGTCGCCGCCTGCGCGGAACGCGCGACGTTGCGCAACCCTGACGTGAAGGTGTCCGCCGAGGTCCTGGCCGAGGACACCGTGATGGCGCTGCTGGAGCAGAGTCGTGAGGCGTTCGCCGTGGTCACCGGGTCCCGTGGCAGGGGCGCGGTCGCGGGAGCGCTTCTGGGGTCGGTCAGTCTGGCGGTGGCGGCACGCGCCGTCTCCCCCGTGGCCGTGGTCCGAGGCGGGGAGAAGAACCGCGCGGGCGCCCTCCGGCGCGTCGTCCTCGCGGTCGGCGACCTGGTGGAGGGGTCGGCGGCCGTCCGGTTCGCCTTCCGCGAGGCGCGGTCGCGGGAGGCCGCACTGCACGCCGTACGCTCCTGGCTGCGCCCCGCACACCCCCGCGCAGGTCAGTCGCCGCTGGAGCGTGAAGCGAGCGGCCTGATCTACGAGGAGCAGGCGGCGGGCGTCCTCAGCGAAGTTCTGGAACAGGCCGAACGCGAGCACGAGGGCATCACGGTCCATCGCGAAGTCATCGAAGGACCGGCGCACCGGGTCCTGCTGGACGTGTCCGAGCAGGCCGACCTGCTGGTCGTCGGCGCCCTCCGGCGCCGTGACCACACCGGGCTGCAGCTCGGCCGGGTCAGCCACGCCGTACTCCACCGCTCCGCATGCCCGGTCGTGATCGTGCCCCAGCGAGTGTGA
- a CDS encoding cation-translocating P-type ATPase, which yields MPTPRRAGRFAAGLSREEAARRLEEHGANVVARERRTPVWRRVLQQLRDPLIVVLLVAAVLTLATGDLPDASVILLVITVNTVAGVVQEVRAERAVAALTALSAPTARVVRDGGECSVPAADVVPGDLVLLGEGDIVPADGEVVDAALLLLDESALTGESVPVEKAADADRPPSTVSAGTVVVRGRGRVRITGTGPASALGRIAALMGTASGLTPLQRRLARFGRVLAAVTVALCAVVLALGLVRGQPVELMVVAAISLAVAAVPESLPAVVTLALALGARRMAERHAIVRRLPAVETLGSVTVLATDKTGTLTEGRMAAERLWTPQGEATVSGIGYGPEGHVVRDGQPVTVSDAPDLAALLRASMLCNDAALEPPPDADGRWRAMGDPTEAALLAAGARLGLDRLALERELPRVDEIPFDSARKRMTTVHRAPHGGGLRVMCKGAPEVMLRPPVLIDPPDTRTRAAAQAETLARDGYRVLAIASADHDERRPESSDAWESELSLLGLVGILDPPRDTSRTTVTACQQAGIAPVLITGDHPLTARAVAARAGIVAREDEVTTGERIRQGTAGPLTASRVYARTTPEQKLDIVQAWRAAGHVVAMTGDGVNDGPALRRADIGVAMGRRGTEVARQAADLVLADDNLATVVAAVEEGRRVYANVRRFLLYALAGGTAEILVMLVGPFLGMPLPLLPAQILWINLLTHGLPGVALGAEPVEPGVMRHPPRPPEQSVLGAGLWPRLLAMGVFVAGVTLVAAVWAREAGRPWQSVTFLVLGATQLGVALGSRARPGSLANPFLLLAVGTALALQVAGVYLPPLRALLGTEPLPLVDLAIAGALSGLGHIVMRVQRGLFPSRPPRTRSAPGPA from the coding sequence ATGCCGACCCCTCGCCGCGCCGGGCGCTTCGCCGCGGGTCTGTCGCGGGAGGAAGCGGCGCGGCGGCTGGAGGAGCACGGGGCCAATGTCGTGGCCCGGGAACGGCGTACTCCGGTGTGGCGCCGTGTGTTGCAGCAGTTGCGCGACCCGCTGATCGTGGTGTTGCTCGTAGCCGCCGTGCTGACCCTGGCCACGGGAGACCTGCCCGACGCCTCGGTGATCCTGCTCGTCATCACGGTGAACACCGTGGCCGGCGTCGTCCAGGAGGTACGGGCGGAACGGGCCGTGGCCGCCCTGACGGCCCTCAGCGCGCCCACCGCCCGGGTGGTGCGCGACGGCGGGGAGTGTTCCGTACCGGCTGCCGACGTGGTGCCGGGAGACCTGGTCCTGCTGGGCGAGGGGGACATCGTGCCCGCTGACGGTGAGGTCGTCGACGCGGCCCTGCTCCTGCTCGACGAGTCGGCGCTGACGGGCGAGTCCGTCCCGGTGGAGAAGGCCGCCGACGCGGACCGGCCGCCGTCCACGGTGTCAGCGGGCACGGTGGTCGTCCGCGGCCGCGGACGGGTCCGGATCACCGGGACCGGCCCGGCCAGCGCGCTCGGCCGGATCGCCGCGCTGATGGGAACCGCGTCCGGACTGACCCCGCTGCAGCGCCGGCTGGCCCGGTTCGGCCGGGTGCTGGCGGCCGTCACCGTCGCGCTGTGCGCGGTGGTGCTCGCCTTGGGACTGGTCCGCGGACAGCCCGTCGAGCTGATGGTCGTGGCCGCGATCAGCCTCGCCGTCGCGGCCGTACCCGAGTCCCTGCCCGCCGTGGTCACCCTCGCCCTGGCCCTGGGGGCGCGGCGGATGGCGGAGCGACACGCCATCGTCCGGCGGCTGCCCGCGGTGGAGACCCTGGGCTCGGTCACGGTGCTCGCCACCGACAAGACGGGCACCCTGACCGAGGGCCGGATGGCCGCGGAGAGGCTATGGACGCCACAGGGCGAGGCCACTGTCAGCGGCATCGGCTACGGCCCCGAAGGCCACGTCGTACGCGACGGCCAACCGGTGACCGTGAGCGACGCCCCGGACCTGGCCGCGCTGCTGCGCGCCTCGATGCTGTGCAACGACGCAGCGCTGGAGCCTCCTCCGGACGCTGACGGACGGTGGCGTGCGATGGGCGACCCCACCGAGGCGGCCCTGCTCGCGGCCGGAGCCAGGCTGGGCCTGGACCGGCTCGCGCTGGAACGCGAACTGCCACGGGTCGACGAGATCCCCTTCGACAGCGCACGCAAGCGCATGACGACGGTGCACCGCGCGCCCCACGGCGGCGGACTGCGGGTCATGTGCAAGGGAGCCCCCGAGGTCATGCTCCGGCCGCCGGTCCTCATCGATCCCCCGGACACGCGGACCCGGGCCGCCGCCCAGGCCGAGACACTGGCCCGCGACGGATACCGAGTCCTCGCCATCGCCTCGGCCGACCACGACGAGAGGCGGCCCGAGAGCTCCGACGCCTGGGAATCGGAGCTTTCACTGCTCGGCCTGGTCGGCATCCTCGACCCGCCCCGCGACACCTCCCGAACCACCGTCACAGCGTGCCAACAGGCCGGTATCGCCCCGGTCCTCATCACCGGCGACCACCCCCTCACGGCACGGGCGGTGGCCGCGCGTGCGGGCATCGTGGCCCGGGAGGACGAGGTCACCACAGGTGAACGCATCCGTCAGGGCACCGCGGGTCCGCTGACCGCCTCGCGCGTCTACGCCCGGACCACGCCCGAGCAGAAGCTGGACATCGTCCAGGCGTGGCGCGCGGCGGGGCATGTGGTGGCGATGACCGGCGACGGCGTCAACGACGGCCCCGCGCTGCGCCGCGCGGACATCGGCGTGGCCATGGGCCGACGCGGCACCGAAGTGGCCCGCCAGGCGGCCGACCTGGTGCTCGCCGACGACAACCTGGCCACCGTCGTCGCCGCCGTCGAGGAGGGCCGCCGCGTCTATGCCAACGTGCGGCGGTTCCTGCTCTACGCTCTCGCCGGAGGAACGGCGGAAATCCTGGTCATGCTCGTCGGCCCGTTCCTCGGCATGCCCCTGCCACTGCTCCCCGCCCAGATCCTGTGGATCAACCTGCTCACCCACGGCCTCCCCGGTGTGGCACTCGGAGCCGAACCCGTCGAGCCGGGGGTGATGCGCCACCCACCACGCCCGCCCGAGCAGAGCGTCCTGGGCGCCGGACTCTGGCCGCGGCTCCTGGCCATGGGGGTCTTCGTCGCCGGTGTCACCCTGGTCGCGGCGGTCTGGGCCCGGGAGGCCGGACGCCCCTGGCAGTCCGTGACGTTCCTGGTCCTCGGCGCCACCCAACTCGGTGTCGCTCTGGGCTCCCGCGCCCGCCCCGGCAGCCTCGCCAACCCGTTCCTGCTGCTGGCTGTGGGGACGGCCCTGGCCCTGCAAGTGGCGGGCGTCTATCTCCCACCCCTGCGCGCTCTGTTGGGCACGGAACCACTTCCCCTGGTCGACCTCGCGATCGCCGGTGCGCTCTCCGGCCTGGGGCACATCGTCATGCGTGTACAACGAGGGCTCTTCCCGTCTCGCCCGCCCCGCACCCGCTCGGCGCCCGGCCCGGCATGA
- a CDS encoding FAD:protein FMN transferase gives MGTVFSFDLRDPVTPPVRRALKEAVAWLHHVDEVFSTYRPGSVISRLGRGEPVPERCAPEVAEVFALCEEVAHTTGGWFSHTPGGRLDPSGMVKGWAIERASRTLYEAGAHNTCVNGGSDVQLRGAAAPGTPWRIGIAHPTRPGELAAVVTGRDLAVATSGTAERGAHVVDPHTGEPATALASLTLTGRGLTRTDAYATAAFAMGAGARDWVEALDGHEGLGITTAGEIWRTPGFPRATGAGP, from the coding sequence ATGGGCACGGTGTTCTCCTTCGACCTCCGCGATCCGGTCACCCCGCCCGTCCGCCGGGCCCTGAAGGAGGCCGTGGCCTGGCTGCACCACGTGGACGAGGTCTTCTCCACCTACCGCCCCGGCAGCGTGATCAGCCGCCTGGGTCGGGGCGAGCCGGTCCCGGAGCGGTGCGCGCCGGAGGTGGCCGAGGTGTTCGCGCTGTGCGAGGAGGTGGCGCACACCACCGGCGGCTGGTTCAGCCACACCCCCGGCGGCCGGCTCGACCCCTCCGGGATGGTCAAGGGCTGGGCGATCGAGCGGGCGTCACGGACGCTGTACGAGGCGGGGGCGCACAACACCTGCGTCAACGGCGGCAGCGACGTTCAGCTGCGCGGCGCGGCCGCTCCCGGCACACCCTGGCGGATCGGCATCGCCCACCCGACCCGCCCCGGGGAGCTGGCCGCCGTGGTCACCGGCCGCGATCTGGCCGTCGCCACCTCGGGAACGGCCGAGCGCGGCGCGCATGTGGTGGACCCGCACACCGGCGAGCCCGCCACCGCCCTGGCCTCTCTCACGCTGACCGGCCGCGGCCTCACCCGGACCGACGCCTACGCCACGGCCGCGTTCGCCATGGGCGCCGGGGCCCGTGACTGGGTCGAGGCACTGGACGGCCACGAGGGCCTGGGGATCACCACGGCGGGCGAAATCTGGCGCACCCCAGGCTTTCCCCGGGCCACCGGCGCCGGGCCGTGA
- a CDS encoding FMN-binding protein, whose product MRKAAVTTVSTVAGVILLLSLKPHQNPAPDMTASPPSSGTPGASPSPAPTGHRPTGGGASGTYTGSVINTSYGPVQVSVTLSHGRITAVRALRTPSDRPRSQQIAADAVPRLTQEALSAQSAHIDAVSGATYTSEGYARSLQSALDRAGV is encoded by the coding sequence GTGCGCAAGGCCGCCGTGACCACCGTCTCGACCGTGGCGGGAGTGATCCTGCTGCTGTCGCTCAAACCGCACCAGAACCCGGCCCCGGACATGACGGCATCGCCACCCTCCTCCGGGACACCGGGAGCGTCACCGTCCCCCGCGCCGACTGGGCACAGGCCCACGGGTGGCGGCGCCTCCGGCACGTACACCGGCAGCGTGATCAATACCTCGTACGGACCGGTCCAGGTGTCCGTCACGCTCTCCCACGGCAGGATCACCGCCGTCAGGGCGCTCCGGACACCATCCGACCGCCCCCGCTCCCAGCAGATCGCCGCCGACGCCGTGCCCCGGCTGACGCAGGAGGCGCTGAGCGCCCAGAGCGCGCACATCGACGCGGTCTCCGGTGCCACCTACACCAGCGAGGGGTACGCCAGGTCCCTGCAGAGCGCGCTGGACAGAGCTGGTGTCTGA